tatttgccattttttttcgcatttccggttatcggcgataacgatattatatctttatctccaatcAGCGAAACtcgtagcgataccgacaactcgaacactggctcCAACTACATaacttttcatgcaaaacatgaagaaccaatggatttgtaaccatttgacactgatttaacataatttcaataaaaaaaaatggatcgaaaattgaaaatgtgcaccggatcaaacatgtgggatgaATTGACACTAActatgtgtttcgtatcgcacaggtggaatacaagatatattgtgggatatatcagccgatatcatcgacatttaaaacattgattgtaGCTGCATTGAAAGAGAGCAAAAACATCTTTCATTTTCACCTTATTGAGCATGCAAACCAACAACCTTCTCTACAAAGAAATGACATTTATAccacattaaaaaataataataataataataaataaataaaaaataatcaacATTAACCAAATGGTGAAGTAATGTGATCGATTCGGATCATTGATTTTGCTCAAGTGAAAATCATTCGATTAAAGATGATTCTTGAGAGATGTTGTTAAAGGTTAGAACCATTTGGTGTATGTCCTAGATCAATAATTGGGCCTTTTTGTTATAATCAATATGCATTGCCTGGTTTGCTTTCCATTGATTAGATGGTCGGAATCCTCTGAAAAAATTGATTCATGACCAGCATAAGTgatccaaggtgaggcccacatgattgatggtttAGAGCAATAATTGACCTTATTATTGTAATTaaactagaccatccattttcttcatCAATGACCAGATTGTTAAGATCGTCCAATCAAGGTGATTCTTGATAAGCATAGCCAATCCAAGGTGGGGACTACTTGATGGATGGCCAACATTGATGACAAGACCTTGTCTCTATCTGGACATTGTTCTAGATCTTGAATGGACCGTTTTCCAATCATAGTGATCAGGGAACAACATGATTATCAAATGTAAGGCCTacaagatttattggaccttttttactttaatcaatccaaaccatccatttcaaaCGTCATTAATCGAATGGGATACTTCAATCAAGGTCATTCTTAAGGAACATGCTAATAGAAGGGACCATTCGATGCTTCGGCTAGATCAATGATTGGACCTTTTTTATTATAATCAATCAGAGTGTCAACAGGCCGGACTAGGGTCAAGTGCATTGTTCAAAGTATCCTCGAGATATTACGATGatatatccccaatattatccgtatctccaacGCAAAGATACCGATAATATTGGAGAGGACTATGAGAAGTAGAAGTTGAAGTTGACTACTAGGATGTGGAGGGGACTATGAGAAATATCAAGAAAAAGATGGCATCATCAATGACGCCATCAAGGTATGCAAAGCCGATCCACCATGTAGGGCTTCACCATGccactaaaaatgaagaagaaatgcACATGCTATAAAGAAGGATCCTTGCAGTGGACTACTATCTTCCTTTACTCAAGGATGAGTTCTTTTAAAGGTTAGTAGGACAAGTTCTTGGATGATCCAACTTCATGGTCGATAGAGAATCGGGCTCTCACCTAATCAGACCCTTTGAATGTCCTCAAACAAAGATTTGGACACTCCAAGCGTCCATATTGGAGATTTGGACCttcccaccatccagattgtaGATGTGGACCTTGTAAGGGTAGAGAATGGCCTGATTGATGATCAGAATGAGATCTCTAATCCAATTGTCTCCAAATGGTTCAGACAAGTCCACAATTCCAGATGACCGGCAACTACAATCATCCGTGATGCACATACACCCACTGCATTGCCCACTTACGTGTTTACCTATTATTGGATGTGTGAGCTAGACACAGTAAAGAGAATCAAATCCAGCATATATTTATCTTGTATCCTCAGTCTATAAAAGACCTCTAGTATGTATGAGGCATGTTATGATGAATTGCAATAggaagagtttttctttttctattaagAAAGAATTACTTGTTCAGTAGAAGAGAGAATGACCATGAATGATTACAGAATAATGAGTTGCTGCAATCAACATTCTTCCCATAACCCGTTGCTCCACATCAGAATCACCTACGGTGATCTTCCACCCTTCCATCCCCACTTCTTCCAACATCTATATTGCTCCACATCAAAATCATCTAGCATGACTGATTTGGAGCAAAGCCGATTGACAGTATCTATCAATGAATGATTTAGATTTACTTAAAAGGCAGGCCTATGCATATGCCTGTAGCCCAAGCATTTATATTTCCTCTTAAAAGTATAACAACAAATGGCAAACCCATGATAACAACAACAGTGACCAAGAAAATAGAAGAACTCACATCCAAGTTTCTCCTCAGCTTCCGTATGCATAAGAAGATTCCCTGTTTCTAACCAATGCAGAAATGCAAGAAGCGACACCACTGTCTGTGTCTCACTTCTCCAATCCCCATGATACCTAaccccaaaaagaaaaataaaaaataaaaaaataaaaaaaattgggtGGCTTAAAAGATGATAATATATAGTATAAACTGTGAAAGACAAGTGCTAAGCCGAGTTGAGGTATAGGATAACTTCCCCTAGTTGCATAATGGTCTGAGCCCATGTGCAGTGTTATGAAATGTGATTGTCTGGAATGTGCCCCAGGTAAGCGCTCCGCTAATCATCACGCAACTAGGTGGATGTTGAAGATACTTGTGAATCCTTCTGTGCGCAGTACATGTTCGACAAATTGCCTAGGAGATGAGATAGACGTCGTTAGGCTATGGATGGCCAGTAACAAAGGTCATTTTCTCCGTGAACAGAGTTAAGGAGATAATTTCGGTATTTTTCCCGTGCTTTTTCATCCTCCCAATATTGGGCACTGAAGAAAACCGCCCTCACTTTTTATTCAAACGTTGGCAACGCATACTATCTTGTGCTAACAGACAACAGTTTCGGGCTATAGAGAAACCATAGGGAGAGGGTTTCAGAAGCCATATTGGGCACACGTATACAGACACGTACCAACAGATATTTCCCTGGTTGAGTGCCTCGGCTTAGCATTCATCCACgaagaagaaacaaaataaaGCAGCTAATCATTACTCCCTTTCCCAACCTATAATACTGTCCGGGGCATTCCCGAAGAATTTCAGCAATCCGCCCATAAAACTCCTTGAGCACTCCGATCTGAACCATAACCTTCTCCAAAACCTCTGCAACGGGAAGAGACtgatggacgaggaggaggctgGAGTGCATGAGTCGGATGGCTGAGTCCATGTCCATCGCAACTGACCGAATCCGCTCCCGGAGGCTTCCAGATTCTTCCAGCTGAAGGCGCAGGTCCTCAAATTGCTTCtccatagaagaagaagaagaagaagtgaagaaAATGGACAATGGATACTTGTTGTTGACGAAGGAATGAGGGAGAGAACGAGAGGTGAAGAAGAGAGACTTGGTTGGATGGGAGAAGAAGCTGCTGCAAATAGCTGACACCGGAATTAGGTGCCGATATTTCATTATGAGTGACCGGGTGATGGACGCAGTTTCTGCCTTCTCTTTTCCTAGACGTGGAAAACGGGCCCGCTTTGCGAAGGGATACATGGCCCTATCCCGCAAGACAGTGACCCATTTCGATGACATTTCAATAATGattcttttaataaattttccTGGAAATGATCACTTTGAAAATCAGTTCGTGAAAAATAATTTTATCTAGAAATATTGTTTGGACCATGCTGTctattttatccttttttttaaatattttttagatgTCAATGTTTGAAAAAAAACATTTTAAGGCTAAGAAGATTATTGCTAAGAAGATTATTTTCAATGACTATAACctaaaatatttttttagatgtcaatgtttgaaaaaatcattttatggctAACAAAATTATTTTCAATGACTAAAACCTCCTTTAGAACGAGCATCACAAGTATACTTGGTGTTGGTGTGATTTTGGGCTATGCGAGATACATGTGTTGTCATGCGGGTGTATCACAATCAATTGGGTCCGATTCAAATCATGATGACCTCTATCGCTGAAATAGAGCAGTGCTTGGTCGAACAACCAACAGGTTAGCTATCTATTCTGTCAACAATGCGCTAGTTTACTAGGGGGTTAGGGCTCTTCCTCCAATGAGCTCTTTTTGCCTTAACAATCAAGGACTTCATGAAAGGTGTAGCAATTGTATGGTCGAACACAAAAGAAATCCGGAGGTGGATGCGGAAATGTGCGCGACTTACTATTGAAGTGGGATCACCAGCCTAGCTAAAAGCAGCAAGGTGCTTGGAGCAATGTGCTAATGACCAGAGGTATGACAATTCTGATGGTTACAACTATGAGTCAACCCAACATATGAGCATAGGCAGACAGATTATAGGATTAAGATCTTCCTTTAGATTTGGCGCTAGCACGGATAAAAGGGAATTACAACTATTGCATATAACTGTGAGTCGATCTAGTGTGAACATTGGGACAGACTAATTCTACTTCTAACGTAAGGGTCCACGACTGATAAGTGGTGGAGAGGCTAATCCTAAACTAAGATAAACAATATCACGCTAGATTGGTTGTTCTCCCTTACagaattttgggatttttttatttgGAGTTGATAGTCATATTCTTTGTATATGCCTCATCTTTATATAGCGTTCTCAAGCAGAGAGAGAATAATTGATTGTCCATGTGGCATTCTTTCATGTAACCAGCTAGGAAAGAGCAGTAACACTTTTTCTATCGTGGTATGTCTTCGTCAAACTCACTTCGTGCTAACGTGGCTTTAATGGCCATTCACCCTTATCCGAAGATTGCTTGAATGTCGAGGCTGCCCAAAGATGCAATCTGTTCTCCTAATATTTGGCACAAACCTTATAGATATCAAATGTGCCACATGTCACCATATACACCATGATCCAATTTACAAGATTTTGGTACAAACACTGCCTCCTCATGTTTTTTGTCATTGGGCAAAGAATGGTGAGAAACAAGATATACTTTGCTAAGTAATAAATGATTGACTACGTGTCAACTCTTTCATTTGCTTGATCTTTAGACGACGTTTTTGCCATATTATTCTTTCATTGTACCCCGCCACGCGTTGAATAGGGAAGATATCGTCGTATCTCCATGTCAGCTTTTGTCTCAAAATTCGTGTAAACCATCATACGATAATTAATGTGACACATGTGGTCTGCCTATATACATCTAATTGCATtcgtttccttttttgttttggcAACTCCAATCTTTTGAATCTAATATCTCTTCTTTTGTTAATTGCCATGGCTTCGAAGAGAACTTTTGGCATTAAGATGCCatcattttcttctcttcttcctttggTGGAATCTCCCTGCGAATTGGCTTGCTTAGAAGTGATTTTCAAATCCAAGTTTGAATCTTCTAATTATTATTTCTATTTACGGCTTACATGTTCTCATCCTTGTACCCAAAATCTTGAAAACATTCTTCCCTATTTTCCTTCTGATAAGGAAGAAGTTTTTTATGCATACCGATGAATCCTTTAACTGAACTTATTGGGAACTTAATAAAACTTTTAGATCACTGCCAacatatctttaaaaaaatgggAAGATTGGTATAAATGAGTTAAGGCTAGATATAAGGACATTTGGGACAGACTTTGTATTTCTCATTGTATTCTtctatcctagcccgtaccattctgtaagcttctgcggtcttcccggtcgaattccggcgacctacgatgcgtagatagcatttgagcgcaaccttgagtcgtatctcgtattccatagtcagctcgactcgagacttgtacccttacgaccgcatCATTGTCGCGGTTCCGAGGCCGTGTCTCCCGTGCCtatgcgatacccgggccaagagatgtgggcccgcgtccAGTTCtaggaaaacgccgcacatttacaaacccaagataaacttgtcaaatcaatcacatcactagttaaagtacaatacccatcctcgagtacaaccaccctctccaaagtcaactctttctcttacaaccaagtacactcatcactcacccatctctctcttataacttctctctctctctctcatctctctctccctcattcttcaAGCAACTcatgtccaagcttccatgagagaagctagtgtggcccaccttcctacctcccatctccactgtaacgtctcagaaaaaatccgtataaagacccgagtaccacctcaggcagaaatcgcaaaggaccgaatcctttagaaattagacaaaaattaattaagtactaaactaaattaatcggcgaattagctcgaatcactttctatacgaactgcaagacccgaaaccattagaatcgctaacctaACATttcttaaaaacttaggatcaatctcaaaacccagttgctctcggtagtacattgaaactccgtatcggacctggatcgcgcgtcgaaagtccgattaacgcgaaactatatggttataaccaccttactgggcttgaaaactatctcagaaatcaagtcccaaTGTAtcaagaaacgcacaacttgagcccggagcgaagtgtgtgagaaacgtgaatatctttagaaaataaactcaaacttaagtgaattaggtcgttCACTTACAGGTCAAATCTAAGGTtttagactgtcagattctgacccaactacacccttggatcaggaaaatttccctacccatgtcagtgtacttgtggccctgatcaagtaacgatgactgttgaactaaaactggttttccacggtcgatctgtaaatctcatcagaccaaaaacttaacttgacatagatccattatcagagaactttctctggaccgtatgtAAGAAAtcgacctccagatgagctttgttggcccaaaacagccaccctttggctatatccctaagtataccatggccctggggccattggcatcagttctgggcctatataagagccttaactcatccctctctcattccatacgaatttccaaaccttaggagagaagagagaaaatagaatGAGAAAgtaaggagaagtgagagagagttagggtttggtCCTGGGATTCGATCACACCACTCCACGTACTGAATCgcctctcccgtgtcgctacaccggcgattctgaatccatttttgggtaagaaatcctaactctaatctgttttaggtatctaagtagaagaatcagcgaaatagctaacctatttcctgATTCAAGTAGCCGTTGtaccgtagacaaaggcgtagtgttcaaactgagtacgatacgagtttaccaataaaaggtgcggactataaatgtttaggttatggttttcaaggccttcaatgtcagttaatgatttatgactgacttcaTTGCTATCAcgtgtgcttagatacgatgtttccgtatattacacatatatgtatactatgttgattttaatgcattgcatgtgtttgttgaaatgtttgaatgaatatgaaattaggatttgtgtttgccatgatttttaattgagaatacatgattgttgtacatgtggcgaatcctttgtgaaagaatttgctacaatacctgttataactactttattacatgtatgttgatatgtgtagtctaagtgtttaataaaatgcctgaatgagaaaatgcttgctgCAATGTaattaattagggtgttgagatatgattctcaatccccttatctatagttacaatttctttcatataacctatcttactactacgtgatttatggatgaaatgcttatatacgataacatgtgcactacgtgtttgtggaaatgctcaaaggagatttatatttgaattggctgtcacatgctatttgactatcacatatgaatgcataTTACcacatagtctaggcaatcgataATGATCCCCGAatcagtggccgaggtcgtttcgccacacaagacacattcgatgaatccgagtcatacacagtttgtcgacagtggttaggccacacggagtgcttatgtgctccatgtcgattaagtcaacgtgtgctagtaccagtcaagcttgtcaagtaacccgattgacctaatgtatgttcaccatgtatggacgctactgcttgaatctagggtaccactTATCAGTGAAAAactcgtttaaccttagtaccacgatctgccaagactcatgagccaggcatggtagtatgggacattgtggtcgaactgtcggcctatgctcgggtgacgagcctccccgtaatatccagtgagcaaaccaaacttgtgagttgaatacggtggtatgggacactgtattcgagctatcggcctacgatcaggtgatgagcctctcgtagtgacctcgagtatacactaggactacgttaaggtaacgagcctttccgtagtgacctcgagtataaattaggcctgcgctgaggtgacgagccttttcgtagcgACTTGGAACTGCATCGTATGCGACTaaataggattgacgaccctatatggatcattgtttgagtcaatgatataaatggaggtaccttagctttccaaacctgttgtatgaataggtctaattaagaacttggttaatcacgtacatgcaccgcattgcatctgcctttggcattggagttgagcacagcggaaGTGTTGCatgcgtgaccgtgagatgacgtcgcaaagggagtgcaggcgagggcatacattattATTGCAtcccatccttacattaacaagagttcTTAGGTCATGagtacgatcctaagccaggtcccgcgcaccgacgtcggcttagtctgaaagttatatcagagcgaccgcgtcgtcgccgcggttccaacgccgtgacttgcgcattgaaccgatacccaggcaagaagatgccgatcagcgtctattccgaagaaacaccgcgttgcggatttcgagggaatctctactattagtcccatcaatcaaccatcaaagcaccccatacctcaagtacatcaacccatcaccaccttttacaaaagtccaccattctttccacctcaccactcctcttttccaaatttcaacaacaaccatacctctttttaccattttcaacccaaaccatcccccatcactccatcacccatctccttctctctctctctctcccttacaagtctctctctcattcaaactctcccatagcaagtcccatacgtatggtcttcccatggtgagaaattttatttgtgaggtccacctttcccaccccttcatctctcatctcaaccatccatttcccatcttccaccatcaaagggtagttcaaggagccaaggaagcctagggagcaagaagatcaagtggtgggtgcctagatagggtagattttcatatttataagatgggccaagtgaggccaaccgatcaatggtttggatctcacattggaccctaaggtgtggccgatggcccacttggatcatcatgatcattccatgatggggccattctccatggaccccatcatgatgtttatttctttgcatgcttagggtcatctagaccatttaatttggtggagaagggatctccaccgttagatCTAATTGtatagacccatgtgtaatgggacccacttgatgtatgatttagtgcaagggagggcccatagtgccggggtccctccatcacacggtctcactctctatctctctcccttttcttttatttacctttttttttattatttattctatttttctttgtGGTCATGATGGTGAAGCTGTGTGGCCCAtcaggttggaccccaccatgaagtaggtatttATTCGGCccgtttataagtggggcccaccttatatgtgtagcactcgtgccatccatcaacatcacttggtggcccacctaagcagggcccacctctaatgtatttacaaagtccagcgtccactgacgctggacgtttctgttGGAAGTGCAAATGGTTCCTTGGTTTCAAGCCAATGAGGTGGTGCacttgtgtagaccccaccttgatgcatgtattaaatccacaccatccattcccttccctagctctttttagccgttgacctggaagatgggatccatcagactttcaggcgggccataccataacaaaaggtggttttcaccattgaaacctcccctgatgggttgtacactggaatatgtccaatattggacttgttttgctcgtagtgagccatagaagaacaatggacggagtggattcacttgatgcggaccccacctgcaaatttcttaagaacccaaaaatcaaaaaaaaaaatataagggaCGCAGCAGagccgcagcaggcgctgcctgcgctcaacgggcgggcggactggccgccgtacagccacccacggctgcagccgtgggccccacgttgatgtttacatgtcatctaatccgttcagcaggtggcccactctctgaagagggcccatctcaaaaatcagcctgctccaagactcaggtggcccacaccgcgtGAAACAgtagaattgaacatttacctttgagatcctttttgggcccacagaagttttggatcgggatgaaatttgttttcaccgttcatcttggctcatgtgaccttatcaacgggttggatgaaatataaaccttacggtgggccccacacggagcccacattgatgtatgtgtttcaatcccaccgtccgcctggacggtggatgtagacccactgtgatgagtgtgtgggtccactgtgatgagtgtgtgggtccactgtgatgtgtgtgtgtgtatatatatatatatacatatatatatatatatatatatatataaaatattatatttcatataatattatatgtatatatatatgttatatactatatata
This DNA window, taken from Magnolia sinica isolate HGM2019 chromosome 14, MsV1, whole genome shotgun sequence, encodes the following:
- the LOC131224861 gene encoding uncharacterized protein LOC131224861 — encoded protein: MSSKWVTVLRDRAMYPFAKRARFPRLGKEKAETASITRSLIMKYRHLIPVSAICSSFFSHPTKSLFFTSRSLPHSFVNNKYPLSIFFTSSSSSSMEKQFEDLRLQLEESGSLRERIRSVAMDMDSAIRLMHSSLLLVHQSLPVAEVLEKVMVQIGVLKEFYGRIAEILRECPGQYYRYHGDWRSETQTVVSLLAFLHWLETGNLLMHTEAEEKLGLDASEFGLDIEDYLIGLCFMSNELPRYVVNRVTAGDYDCPRKVLKFLTDLHAAFRMLNLRNDFLRKKFDGMKYDLRRVEEVYYDVKIRGLSDRADSVEDDQTTSHCVDA